From one Verrucomicrobiia bacterium genomic stretch:
- a CDS encoding YjbQ family protein yields the protein MKSLTEHLWFEVPNRRGFVNITSAVEELVQKSGVREGLCLVNAMHISASVYINDAEDGLLHDYEVWLEKLAPHEPTSQYHHNRTGEDNADAH from the coding sequence GTGAAAAGTCTTACCGAACACCTGTGGTTTGAGGTGCCCAATCGCCGCGGTTTTGTGAATATTACCTCGGCAGTGGAAGAGCTGGTTCAGAAGAGCGGCGTGCGCGAGGGGCTTTGCCTTGTCAATGCCATGCACATCAGCGCCTCCGTGTATATAAATGACGCCGAGGACGGTCTTCTGCACGATTATGAGGTTTGGCTCGAGAAGCTGGCGCCCCACGAACCCACCTCACAGTATCACCACAATCGCACCGGGGAAGACAACGCGGATGCGCATTT
- a CDS encoding ABC transporter ATP-binding protein, whose translation MIEVERLSKLYGEFVAVNELSFAVRPGEVLGLVGPNGAGKTTTLRCLSGIIPPTRGTIRLCGHDLLANPIAAKRELACFSDEPRLFDYLTVQQHLEFTARIYQVSQYEAAAEQLLDELELVEKRNVLPGELSRGMKQKLVIACGLLHAPKVLYFDEPLTGLDPFGIRRMKDSIVKRARAGAAIIISSHLLHLVQEICSHILILKNGRLLLSGTIEEVAGRFSEQGGGINLEEVFFRATAAETQKTEPAPDAASAE comes from the coding sequence ATGATCGAAGTCGAACGCCTCTCAAAGTTATATGGCGAGTTTGTAGCCGTAAACGAGCTGTCCTTCGCCGTGCGGCCAGGGGAAGTGTTGGGCCTGGTTGGGCCCAACGGCGCGGGCAAAACGACCACCCTGCGCTGCCTCTCGGGCATTATCCCGCCGACACGCGGAACCATCCGGCTGTGCGGCCATGACCTGCTCGCCAATCCGATCGCCGCCAAACGGGAATTGGCTTGTTTCAGCGATGAACCGCGGCTGTTTGATTATCTAACGGTTCAGCAACACCTCGAGTTCACAGCGCGAATTTACCAGGTCAGTCAATATGAGGCCGCCGCCGAGCAGTTGCTGGATGAACTGGAGCTTGTTGAAAAGCGCAACGTCCTTCCAGGTGAACTCTCGCGGGGCATGAAGCAAAAGCTGGTGATTGCCTGTGGGCTGCTTCACGCGCCCAAGGTCCTTTATTTCGATGAGCCGCTGACGGGTCTGGACCCTTTTGGCATCCGCCGCATGAAGGATTCGATTGTGAAACGCGCGCGCGCAGGCGCCGCGATTATTATCAGCTCGCACTTGCTGCATTTGGTGCAGGAAATCTGCTCGCACATTTTGATCCTGAAAAATGGCCGGTTGCTCCTCAGCGGCACTATCGAAGAGGTCGCAGGCCGCTTTTCGGAGCAGGGCGGCGGTATCAACCTTGAAGAGGTCTTCTTCCGCGCCACCGCTGCGGAGACCCAGAAAACCGAACCTGCCCCCGACGCGGCCTCTGCTGAGTGA